In [Leptolyngbya] sp. PCC 7376, a genomic segment contains:
- a CDS encoding SDR family NAD(P)-dependent oxidoreductase has product MNALVIGAGRGIGLEFVRQYLEDPAYGKVFATFRQSSKSLTHLAATYPEKLVCLQVDITIEADIQEAIATIKQKTMTLNEVIYAVGVLHDGQMQPEKSLRHIQSENLVSYFQVNAIGAVLWAKYLLPLLRGSNPAIFAVISAKVGSIGDNGLGGWYGYRASKAALNMLLKNVSIEWRRVAPNIIVALLHPGTTDTELSKPFQKNVPEGKLFPPEKTVTLLRTVIDNLTPQDNGEFFSWNGDRLPW; this is encoded by the coding sequence ATGAATGCATTGGTGATTGGGGCTGGACGAGGCATTGGTCTAGAATTTGTGCGGCAATATTTAGAGGATCCCGCTTACGGGAAAGTATTTGCGACCTTTCGGCAATCCTCTAAATCATTAACTCATTTAGCCGCAACTTATCCCGAGAAACTCGTCTGTTTGCAGGTGGATATCACCATCGAAGCGGATATCCAGGAGGCGATCGCCACAATTAAACAAAAGACTATGACCTTGAATGAAGTCATTTATGCCGTTGGTGTATTGCATGATGGGCAGATGCAACCAGAAAAAAGTTTGCGCCATATCCAGTCAGAAAATCTTGTGTCGTATTTTCAAGTGAATGCTATTGGAGCCGTTCTTTGGGCGAAATACCTTCTCCCTCTTTTACGAGGTTCTAACCCGGCAATTTTTGCGGTAATTTCGGCGAAAGTAGGGAGCATTGGCGATAACGGTTTAGGCGGTTGGTATGGCTATCGTGCCTCAAAAGCCGCATTAAATATGCTCCTCAAAAATGTCTCTATCGAATGGCGAAGGGTTGCTCCCAATATCATTGTCGCTCTGCTTCATCCAGGCACAACCGATACAGAGTTATCCAAACCTTTCCAAAAAAATGTCCCTGAAGGGAAGCTTTTCCCTCCTGAAAAAACAGTAACTTTACTCCGCACTGTAATCGACAATCTCACACCGCAGGATAATGGCGAATTTTTCTCCTGGAATGGCGATCGCTTACCTTGGTAA
- a CDS encoding transglycosylase domain-containing protein: MSSSTTVQRKVRRVKRKRKKQAHPVLKFVGGVFQNAAGTVIGTTMIASAIAAGGLVGLAVSFRNLPDVRTLRGYVPTETSYIYDINGTLLLSLHGEANRTNVDLENVSPHLKMAVIAIEDSHFYQHKGINPTSVGRAMLSNYEEGAIVEGASTITMQLVKNLFLAQDRTYNRKLAETVLALRIEQIFPKAEILEMYLNNIYWGHNNYGVQTAAESYFNKKADELTLAESAVMAGMIQAPEEYSPFRDYQSTKQRQRMVLNRMRDLGWITSEEAETAYKEPLLVGQPTAWKSSASPYITQAVVEELKQRFGEELVQKGGMRVQTTVDVNFQRQAEETVRKAFRRAQNRGLRADQVALAAVDPRTHFVKALVGGTSYENSQFNRATQSKRQPGSSFKPFVYYAAFASGRYSPYTTIQDTPVKYKDGTKWYEPQNYGGGFSGTVSLFDALKSSKNVPAVKLGKSIGLDRVIEVSQLLGIESELQPVVSLPLGAVGISPLEMAGAYATFASNGWQSDTTLILRVTDSQGNVLLDNTPDPKLVLDPWATASLTSILQGVIDSGTGKRAKLGGRPAAGKTGTTSSERDVWFVGYTPQMSAAVWVGNDDYRPMGKGVTGGTHAAPIWQAFMQDALKNEKPQYFPAASKYDRPSP, encoded by the coding sequence TTGTCGTCTAGTACTACTGTCCAGCGTAAAGTCCGCCGAGTTAAACGCAAGCGCAAGAAGCAAGCCCATCCCGTCCTGAAATTTGTGGGAGGGGTTTTTCAAAATGCGGCCGGAACAGTTATAGGAACCACAATGATTGCCAGTGCGATCGCCGCAGGAGGATTAGTCGGATTAGCCGTTAGTTTCCGAAATCTGCCTGACGTCCGTACCCTCAGAGGCTATGTCCCCACTGAAACTAGTTATATCTATGACATTAACGGCACCCTGCTTCTCAGTCTCCACGGCGAAGCAAACCGAACCAACGTTGATCTTGAAAACGTTTCCCCTCATCTAAAAATGGCTGTGATTGCCATTGAGGATAGTCATTTCTATCAGCACAAAGGCATTAACCCTACTAGTGTGGGACGTGCCATGCTCAGTAACTATGAAGAGGGAGCCATTGTCGAGGGTGCATCAACGATCACGATGCAGCTCGTTAAAAACCTATTTCTTGCCCAAGATCGAACCTATAACCGAAAACTAGCAGAAACTGTCCTTGCCCTTCGTATTGAACAGATTTTCCCAAAAGCTGAAATCTTAGAAATGTACCTCAATAATATTTATTGGGGTCATAACAATTACGGTGTCCAAACTGCAGCCGAATCCTATTTCAACAAAAAAGCTGATGAGTTAACCCTGGCCGAATCCGCAGTAATGGCGGGGATGATCCAAGCTCCCGAAGAATATAGCCCGTTTAGAGATTACCAATCGACGAAGCAGCGCCAAAGGATGGTGTTAAATCGGATGCGCGATCTGGGCTGGATTACTAGCGAAGAAGCAGAGACTGCCTATAAAGAACCATTACTTGTCGGCCAACCGACGGCATGGAAAAGTAGTGCTTCGCCTTATATCACCCAGGCTGTTGTTGAGGAGTTGAAGCAACGTTTTGGGGAAGAACTCGTTCAGAAAGGTGGAATGCGGGTTCAGACAACAGTTGATGTTAATTTTCAGAGACAAGCTGAAGAAACAGTTCGGAAGGCATTTCGAAGGGCGCAAAATCGTGGTTTACGGGCCGATCAAGTGGCTTTGGCAGCTGTTGATCCCCGGACGCATTTCGTAAAAGCACTTGTGGGTGGCACGAGCTATGAGAATAGCCAGTTTAACCGTGCAACGCAATCGAAGCGGCAACCAGGCTCCTCATTTAAGCCGTTCGTTTATTACGCAGCATTCGCGAGTGGACGTTATAGTCCCTACACAACCATTCAGGATACGCCTGTCAAGTATAAGGATGGTACGAAATGGTATGAGCCTCAAAATTATGGCGGTGGATTTTCAGGCACAGTTTCTCTGTTTGATGCGCTGAAGTCTTCTAAGAACGTGCCTGCCGTAAAGCTCGGTAAATCAATTGGCTTAGACCGTGTGATCGAGGTGAGCCAACTTCTTGGCATCGAAAGCGAGTTACAGCCTGTTGTGTCTTTGCCACTGGGTGCTGTGGGTATTAGTCCCCTGGAAATGGCGGGAGCTTATGCGACATTTGCGAGCAATGGTTGGCAGAGTGATACGACATTAATTTTGAGAGTGACGGACAGTCAGGGCAACGTTCTGCTCGATAATACGCCGGATCCGAAACTCGTACTTGATCCTTGGGCTACAGCTTCTCTTACCAGTATTTTGCAAGGGGTAATTGATAGTGGTACAGGAAAGAGGGCTAAATTAGGTGGTCGTCCTGCTGCTGGTAAAACAGGGACAACGTCTTCGGAGCGGGATGTCTGGTTTGTCGGTTATACCCCCCAAATGTCTGCAGCAGTTTGGGTCGGTAATGATGATTATCGTCCCATGGGGAAAGGGGTTACTGGAGGTACCCATGCAGCACCCATCTGGCAAGCCTTTATGCAGGACGCTCTTAAGAATGAGAAGCCTCAGTATTTCCCTGCCGCGTCTAAGTATGATCGACCTTCTCCCTAA
- the tpiA gene encoding triose-phosphate isomerase: MRKIIIAGNWKMFKTQAESLEFLTALLPKIADGHEEREVVLCTPFTDLGIMSKSLHGTRIRLGAQNIHWEDEGAFTGEISGAMLTEVGVRYVVVGHSERRQYFGETDETVNQRLKAAQRHSLIPILCVGESKAQRDAGETDTVIANQLAKDLVDVDQNNLVIAYEPIWAIGTGETCDAKEANRVIGLIREKLTNKNVTIQYGGSVKPANVDEIMAQPEIDGALVGGASLEADSFARLVNFV; encoded by the coding sequence GTGCGAAAGATTATTATTGCGGGCAATTGGAAAATGTTTAAGACTCAAGCAGAGTCTTTAGAGTTTCTCACGGCATTATTACCCAAAATTGCCGATGGTCATGAGGAACGGGAGGTTGTACTTTGTACTCCTTTTACGGACCTAGGGATTATGTCGAAAAGTCTCCACGGTACGCGGATTCGCCTCGGAGCACAAAATATTCACTGGGAAGATGAAGGTGCATTTACTGGTGAAATTTCTGGGGCAATGCTCACGGAGGTCGGGGTACGGTATGTTGTGGTCGGACATAGTGAGCGCCGTCAGTACTTTGGTGAAACGGACGAAACGGTTAATCAACGCCTCAAAGCGGCTCAACGTCATAGCTTAATTCCTATTCTCTGTGTTGGTGAAAGCAAGGCTCAGCGCGATGCTGGCGAAACAGATACAGTAATCGCAAACCAGCTTGCTAAGGACTTGGTTGATGTTGATCAAAATAATCTTGTTATTGCCTACGAACCCATTTGGGCGATCGGTACAGGTGAAACCTGTGATGCGAAGGAAGCGAACCGTGTGATTGGTCTAATTCGCGAAAAGCTTACCAATAAAAATGTGACCATTCAGTATGGTGGCTCTGTTAAGCCTGCGAATGTTGATGAAATTATGGCTCAGCCAGAAATTGATGGCGCTCTAGTCGGTGGTGCCAGCCTAGAAGCCGATAGTTTTGCCCGCTTGGTTAACTTTGTGTAA
- a CDS encoding IS982 family transposase, whose protein sequence is MFCAVDDFCQVFEPQWQQQLLASKQRRRRRPRSLSLSEIMTILIAFHQSHYRNFKYFYLINVRHHWRRAFPRAVSDQRFVEWMPSTLVPLCVYLQHCYGSCTGISFIDATSIKVCQNRRISQHRVFDGHAARGKTSVGWFFGFKLHLVINDHGELLNVKITPGNTNDRKPVVELLKGLSGKVFADKSYVSQPLAQYLQEEYDERLLAKPRRNMKNHLMLWRDKVLARKRALIETVIDQLKNISQIEHSRHRSPANFCVNLLCGLIAYCHQPKKPSLQLD, encoded by the coding sequence TTGTTTTGTGCCGTTGATGATTTCTGCCAAGTCTTTGAACCTCAATGGCAACAACAGCTGCTGGCCTCGAAACAACGGCGGCGACGTCGCCCTAGAAGCCTTAGTCTCAGCGAGATAATGACGATATTGATTGCATTTCATCAATCTCACTATCGTAACTTCAAGTATTTCTATCTCATCAATGTGCGTCATCACTGGCGAAGAGCCTTTCCCAGAGCAGTGAGTGACCAACGTTTTGTGGAGTGGATGCCTTCGACGTTAGTACCTCTATGTGTCTACCTACAGCACTGTTATGGTTCATGCACAGGTATCAGCTTTATTGATGCCACCAGTATCAAAGTTTGTCAAAATCGCCGCATCTCTCAACATCGCGTTTTTGATGGTCATGCCGCTCGAGGTAAAACCTCTGTGGGTTGGTTCTTTGGCTTCAAACTACATCTGGTTATCAATGACCATGGCGAATTACTCAATGTTAAAATCACGCCTGGCAACACCAATGATAGAAAGCCGGTAGTGGAGCTTTTGAAAGGGTTATCGGGAAAAGTCTTTGCTGATAAAAGTTACGTCTCTCAACCTCTGGCACAGTATTTACAAGAAGAATATGATGAGAGGCTTCTAGCTAAGCCTCGTCGCAATATGAAGAATCACCTGATGCTTTGGCGTGACAAAGTTTTGGCTCGTAAGCGAGCTTTAATTGAGACCGTCATTGACCAACTGAAGAATATTTCTCAGATTGAACACTCTCGCCATCGCAGTCCAGCGAACTTTTGTGTCAACTTGCTTTGCGGTCTCATTGCCTACTGTCATCAGCCTAAGAAACCCTCTCTTCAGCTTGATTAG
- a CDS encoding IS982 family transposase, which yields MLSLDALFCDVDDFCQVFEPQWHQELLSSCKRYRHRSRSLSLSEVMTILIAFHQSHYRNFKHFYLLMVRHYWQKAFPKAVSYQRFVAWMPSSLVPLCAYLCDCYGDCTGISFIDATSIKVCHNRRIAQHRVFNGHAARGKTSVGWFFGFKLHLVINDRGELLHVQITPGNIDDRKPVVELLRNLFGKVFGDKGYVSQALAQHLKEEHDVMLIAKPRRNMKNHLMLWQDTFIARKRALIETVIDQLKNISQIEHSRHRSPANFCVNLLCGLIAYCHQPKKPSL from the coding sequence ATGCTTAGTTTAGACGCTTTATTTTGTGACGTTGACGATTTCTGCCAGGTCTTTGAACCTCAGTGGCATCAAGAATTACTTAGCTCTTGCAAAAGGTATCGTCACCGTTCTAGAAGCCTAAGCTTGAGTGAGGTGATGACGATACTGATTGCATTTCATCAATCTCACTATCGTAATTTCAAGCATTTCTATCTCCTGATGGTGCGACACTATTGGCAAAAAGCCTTTCCCAAAGCAGTGAGTTATCAACGCTTTGTGGCATGGATGCCCTCCAGCTTAGTGCCTCTATGTGCCTATTTATGTGACTGTTATGGAGATTGCACAGGCATTAGTTTCATTGATGCCACCAGTATCAAAGTTTGTCACAATCGCCGTATTGCCCAACATCGAGTCTTTAACGGTCATGCCGCTAGAGGTAAAACCTCTGTTGGGTGGTTCTTTGGCTTCAAACTCCATCTGGTCATTAATGACCGAGGAGAATTACTTCATGTACAAATCACTCCTGGCAATATTGATGACAGAAAGCCTGTCGTTGAACTGTTACGGAATTTATTCGGCAAAGTTTTTGGAGATAAGGGCTATGTGTCCCAAGCTCTGGCACAACATCTCAAAGAAGAACATGATGTGATGTTAATTGCTAAACCTCGCCGCAATATGAAGAATCACTTGATGCTCTGGCAAGATACATTCATCGCTCGTAAACGAGCTTTGATTGAAACCGTGATTGACCAACTGAAGAACATTTCTCAGATTGAGCACTCTAGACATCGTAGTCCAGCGAACTTCTGCGTCAATTTGCTGTGTGGCTTGATTGCCTATTGTCATCAGCCTAAGAAACCTTCTCTCTAA
- a CDS encoding sulfotransferase, with the protein MLPTFPEIQKKKPILITGSHRSGTTWVGKILNTPQTAYIFEPFNIENNEPRHDYPLQYWFTYLAGLDEISRNQCLTDLAQCLSYQYQPALSNDYSWHFAARIKLQRSWENFQKRSKQLRPLMKDPIALFAAPTLAETFDMKVICMIRHPLAFCSSIKKWQWTFPFEHFLQQPNLIDDLFPEERKKIELFAAKEFSYVQQAAFLWVLFHKVIKSYQKKHPHWLFIRHEDLVLNPVLEFEKIYGSLDLNYDQSVIKRIDKFTNVSTAKTESLDADSPALKKRDPRQIITSWKARLKVNEYKFILEQTQGLKEHFYPQDAQSYLV; encoded by the coding sequence ATGCTTCCCACTTTCCCGGAAATTCAAAAAAAGAAGCCTATTCTCATTACAGGTTCACATCGCTCTGGCACCACTTGGGTTGGAAAAATACTCAATACACCTCAGACTGCATATATATTTGAACCTTTCAATATAGAAAACAATGAGCCTCGTCATGATTACCCACTGCAATACTGGTTTACCTATCTCGCAGGCCTAGATGAAATATCACGTAATCAATGTTTAACTGATCTTGCCCAATGTCTGAGTTATCAGTACCAGCCAGCACTTTCCAATGACTATTCATGGCACTTTGCTGCTCGTATCAAACTACAGCGGAGTTGGGAAAACTTTCAAAAGCGTAGTAAACAACTGCGCCCATTAATGAAAGATCCAATTGCACTTTTCGCTGCACCGACTCTAGCAGAAACCTTTGACATGAAGGTTATTTGCATGATTCGCCATCCTCTTGCCTTCTGTAGCAGCATTAAAAAATGGCAATGGACTTTTCCTTTTGAGCATTTTCTTCAACAGCCAAATTTGATTGATGATCTATTCCCAGAAGAGCGAAAAAAAATTGAACTCTTTGCCGCTAAAGAATTTAGTTACGTTCAACAAGCCGCGTTCCTGTGGGTTTTATTCCATAAGGTGATCAAAAGTTATCAAAAAAAACACCCTCATTGGTTGTTTATACGACATGAAGACCTTGTTCTCAATCCGGTGTTGGAATTTGAGAAAATATATGGCAGTTTAGATTTGAATTATGATCAGTCAGTGATTAAGAGAATTGATAAGTTTACAAATGTAAGTACCGCCAAAACTGAATCACTTGATGCAGATAGCCCAGCATTGAAAAAACGAGATCCTCGACAAATTATCACTTCATGGAAAGCTCGCTTAAAAGTCAATGAATATAAATTTATTTTAGAGCAAACACAAGGTCTTAAAGAACACTTTTACCCTCAGGATGCTCAAAGTTACTTAGTTTAA
- the petG gene encoding cytochrome b6-f complex subunit V — MIEPLLLGIVLGLIPITLAGLFVAAYLQYKRGNDLGME; from the coding sequence GTGATCGAACCCCTCTTGTTGGGCATTGTCCTTGGCCTTATACCCATTACCTTAGCTGGGCTTTTTGTAGCAGCATATCTACAGTACAAGCGTGGTAACGACCTTGGTATGGAGTAA
- a CDS encoding LD-carboxypeptidase, producing MPDPLQPGDLLKVVSPSGRLLEHDDLMAGVEIWRSQGYRVEFTNGWDQKYGYLAGDDETRRNSLAEAWFDPECKGILCARGGYGGMRLLENWDWKINQVKPKWLIGFSDITSLLWSLATVGVGSLHAPVLTTLPKEPDESLERLFKIVQGKPTEPLVGKSWVSGCATGILLPANLNVATHLLNTKLQPNFENVILALEDVTEAPYSIDRLLTHWRLCGAFEKIKGIALGRFSQCDELGSKDSFSTMEVLGDRLKDLNIPIIAELPFGHDGVNCSLISGAITTLDADQGKLIAQSAHRTNI from the coding sequence ATGCCTGACCCTCTACAACCCGGTGATTTACTGAAAGTGGTTTCACCGAGTGGTCGACTTCTCGAACATGATGACCTGATGGCTGGCGTTGAAATTTGGCGATCCCAAGGATATCGCGTCGAATTCACGAATGGCTGGGATCAAAAATATGGCTACCTTGCAGGTGATGATGAAACTCGCCGAAACTCTTTGGCAGAAGCATGGTTTGATCCTGAATGCAAAGGAATTTTGTGCGCGCGTGGTGGTTATGGTGGGATGCGTTTACTTGAGAATTGGGACTGGAAAATCAATCAAGTCAAGCCAAAATGGTTGATCGGTTTTTCGGACATTACGAGCTTGCTTTGGAGTCTAGCGACAGTGGGTGTAGGAAGTTTACATGCACCTGTTTTAACGACTTTACCCAAAGAACCCGATGAGTCATTAGAGCGATTATTTAAGATAGTGCAAGGGAAACCGACAGAGCCATTAGTCGGCAAGAGCTGGGTCAGTGGATGCGCAACGGGAATTTTATTGCCTGCAAATCTAAACGTTGCAACTCATCTACTCAATACAAAATTGCAACCCAATTTTGAGAATGTCATTCTTGCCTTAGAGGATGTTACTGAAGCTCCTTATAGCATTGATCGCCTTCTCACTCATTGGCGATTATGTGGTGCCTTTGAGAAGATCAAAGGAATTGCTCTTGGTCGCTTTAGTCAGTGTGATGAATTGGGTTCAAAAGATAGCTTTTCTACAATGGAAGTTCTTGGCGATCGCCTCAAAGATTTAAATATTCCTATCATTGCTGAGTTACCCTTTGGGCATGATGGCGTAAATTGCAGCTTAATTTCCGGAGCGATCACTACCCTTGACGCAGATCAAGGAAAACTAATAGCCCAATCAGCACACAGAACAAACATCTAA
- a CDS encoding cytochrome c yields MVNSDNTTSNQPPKLLLVLGLILAIVASGFVGVYASQATSDPYTREVLTLVGDDLQGNAIFQINCAGCHGIQADGNVGPSLKGVTQRKSDSRLIQQVISGNTPPMPKFQPEPEEMADLLSYLHTL; encoded by the coding sequence GTGGTTAATTCTGACAACACTACTTCTAATCAGCCTCCCAAGTTGCTCCTCGTTTTGGGCTTAATTTTGGCAATCGTCGCTTCTGGTTTTGTAGGAGTTTATGCGTCCCAAGCAACGAGTGATCCATATACTCGCGAAGTTTTAACGTTGGTGGGAGATGATTTGCAAGGTAACGCCATTTTCCAGATTAATTGTGCAGGTTGTCATGGCATTCAAGCAGATGGCAATGTTGGCCCCAGTCTCAAAGGCGTCACCCAAAGAAAGTCGGATAGTCGTCTTATCCAGCAGGTGATTAGCGGCAACACACCGCCCATGCCTAAATTCCAGCCTGAACCCGAAGAGATGGCAGATCTGCTGAGTTATCTCCACACTCTCTAA
- a CDS encoding transposase, whose translation MTSLEPLFCSIDDFCQVFEPQWQQQLLVSKQRQRRRPRSLSLSEIMTILITFDQSHYRHFKYFYLINVRHHWRRAFPRAVSYQRFVEWMPSTLVPLCIYLRHCYGQCTGISFIDATSIKVCHNRCIVKVTPGNTDDRKPVVELLKELSGKVFADKGYVSQALAQYLQEEYDVRLLAKPRRNMKNHLMLWRDKVFARKRALIETVIDQLKNISQIEHSRHRSPANFCVNLLCGLIAYCHQPKKPSLQLD comes from the coding sequence ATGACCAGTCTAGAACCTTTGTTCTGTTCCATTGATGATTTCTGCCAAGTCTTTGAACCTCAATGGCAACAACAATTACTGGTCTCAAAACAAAGACAGCGGCGTCGCCCCAGAAGCCTTAGTCTCAGTGAGATAATGACGATACTGATTACTTTTGATCAATCTCATTATCGTCACTTCAAGTATTTCTATCTCATCAATGTGCGTCATCACTGGCGACGAGCCTTTCCCAGAGCCGTGAGTTACCAACGTTTTGTGGAGTGGATGCCTTCAACATTAGTACCGCTGTGCATCTATTTGCGTCACTGTTATGGCCAATGCACAGGCATCAGCTTTATTGATGCCACCAGTATCAAGGTTTGCCACAATCGCTGCATCGTGAAAGTCACACCCGGCAACACCGATGATAGAAAGCCGGTAGTGGAGCTTTTGAAAGAGTTATCGGGAAAAGTCTTTGCCGATAAAGGTTACGTCTCTCAAGCTCTGGCACAGTATTTACAAGAAGAATATGATGTGAGGCTTCTAGCTAAGCCTCGTCGCAATATGAAGAATCACCTGATGCTTTGGCGTGACAAAGTGTTTGCTCGTAAGCGAGCTTTGATTGAGACCGTCATTGACCAACTGAAGAATATTTCTCAGATTGAGCATTCCCGCCACCGCAGTCCTGCCAATTTTTGTGTCAACTTGCTGTGTGGTCTCATTGCCTATTGTCATCAACCTAAGAAACCCTCTCTTCAGCTTGATTAG